A section of the Sedimentisphaera cyanobacteriorum genome encodes:
- the typA gene encoding translational GTPase TypA encodes MEIQHIRNVAIIAHVDHGKTTLVDQLLYQSGMFRSAELDKLAGGQHNLVMDSDPLERERGITILSKNCAVNYTTPDGEEYKINIVDTPGHADFGGEVERVMKMADGVILIVDSFEGPMPQTRFVLGKALENGLNPIVVINKADRPDARCDDVADEVFELLIQLGADDETLDFPIVYASAKEGWARTDLDSGNDNMKPVFDAIIENVPAPACDEKTPLQMLVTTLDYSEYVGKIAVGRVFAGRIEKAQKVTVIDKQGKHTLQKIVDLYEFEGLGKRPVDWIECGDICAVAGLEPVDIGNTIACPDKPSPLPIISVDEPTMTMTFRVNDGPLAGRDGKYVTGRQIWARLQKELQTNVALRAEPGATGEQFKVSGRGLMHLGILLENMRREGYEVCVGKPEVIFKEFDGVRQEPLEILSIDCPMECQSSVMSLLGDRRAEMQDLTAKSGTDNFVHIEFLIPSRGLFGLHARLLNATQGRAVVHHRFERYGPMRGSIPQRQAGVMIATDPGQVTPYSLDNLFDRGFFFVSPGDTVYEGQVVGEHCKDKDIPVNPVRQKALTNVRAAGKDDSAKVKPARKMSLEATLEYIQDDELVEITPNFVRMRKVYLKEADRRRADRKKQTEK; translated from the coding sequence ATGGAAATTCAGCATATAAGGAATGTTGCGATAATAGCGCACGTTGACCACGGCAAGACAACGCTCGTAGATCAGCTGCTTTACCAGAGCGGTATGTTCAGAAGTGCAGAGCTCGATAAGCTAGCCGGCGGGCAGCACAATCTGGTTATGGATTCTGATCCGCTCGAGCGTGAGCGGGGGATCACTATCCTCAGCAAGAACTGCGCTGTTAATTACACCACGCCCGATGGCGAGGAATACAAAATCAACATAGTTGATACTCCCGGCCACGCCGATTTCGGCGGAGAGGTTGAGCGGGTGATGAAAATGGCCGATGGCGTGATTCTAATCGTCGATTCGTTCGAGGGGCCGATGCCCCAAACGCGGTTCGTTCTCGGAAAGGCCCTCGAGAACGGGCTCAATCCTATCGTTGTTATAAACAAGGCAGACCGCCCGGATGCTAGATGCGATGATGTGGCAGATGAGGTGTTTGAGCTGCTTATCCAGCTGGGCGCAGATGATGAAACGCTCGACTTCCCTATAGTTTATGCCTCAGCGAAGGAGGGCTGGGCGAGAACCGATCTGGACAGCGGGAATGACAATATGAAGCCTGTTTTCGATGCGATTATTGAAAACGTGCCTGCCCCGGCCTGCGACGAGAAAACCCCTTTGCAAATGCTCGTTACTACGCTGGATTATTCCGAATACGTGGGCAAGATTGCAGTGGGCAGGGTGTTTGCCGGCAGGATCGAGAAGGCTCAGAAGGTTACAGTGATTGATAAACAGGGCAAACACACACTGCAGAAGATTGTTGATCTGTATGAATTTGAAGGCTTGGGCAAACGGCCTGTTGACTGGATTGAATGCGGGGATATCTGCGCCGTTGCAGGACTCGAACCTGTGGATATAGGCAATACCATTGCCTGTCCGGATAAGCCCTCGCCGCTTCCGATTATATCTGTTGACGAGCCTACCATGACAATGACCTTCCGCGTTAATGACGGGCCTCTTGCAGGCAGAGACGGGAAATATGTAACAGGACGTCAGATATGGGCGAGGCTTCAGAAAGAGCTTCAGACAAACGTTGCTCTCAGGGCGGAGCCCGGGGCAACAGGCGAGCAGTTCAAGGTTTCCGGCAGGGGGCTTATGCATCTCGGGATTCTGCTCGAGAATATGCGTCGAGAGGGATACGAGGTATGTGTGGGCAAGCCTGAGGTGATATTCAAAGAGTTCGACGGCGTTCGGCAGGAGCCTCTTGAAATCCTAAGCATAGACTGCCCGATGGAGTGCCAGAGCTCTGTGATGAGCCTGCTTGGAGACCGCCGGGCAGAAATGCAGGACCTTACCGCAAAATCAGGAACAGATAATTTCGTTCATATTGAGTTTCTCATTCCCAGCCGAGGCCTTTTCGGCCTGCATGCCAGACTGCTCAACGCCACGCAGGGCAGGGCTGTGGTTCACCACCGCTTCGAGAGATACGGCCCGATGAGAGGTTCGATTCCCCAGCGTCAGGCGGGCGTGATGATTGCTACAGACCCAGGGCAGGTTACGCCGTATTCGCTGGACAATCTGTTCGACAGAGGCTTTTTCTTCGTTTCTCCGGGAGATACCGTTTACGAAGGACAGGTAGTAGGGGAGCACTGCAAGGATAAGGATATACCTGTTAATCCGGTGAGGCAGAAAGCCCTAACCAACGTCCGGGCTGCGGGCAAGGATGATTCTGCAAAGGTTAAGCCTGCAAGGAAAATGAGCCTCGAGGCTACGCTTGAATATATACAGGATGATGAGCTTGTTGAAATTACGCCGAATTTTGTGAGAATGAGGAAAGTTTATCTCAAAGAAGCAGACAGAAGAAGAGCAGACAGAAAGAAGCAGACAGAAAAATGA
- a CDS encoding C-GCAxxG-C-C family (seleno)protein: protein MVETAKKKFHGEERYNCAQAVLSAFSDKYAVSDDCIKNFRASGGGRAEGGTCGALFAALKLIENKPEQAEKLCKRFEQKAGHTKCRELKKLGFPCRECVGLAAELLAELEQKCA from the coding sequence ATGGTAGAAACAGCTAAGAAGAAATTTCACGGCGAAGAAAGATACAATTGCGCTCAGGCAGTTCTTTCTGCCTTTAGCGATAAATACGCAGTTTCAGACGACTGCATAAAAAACTTTAGAGCCTCAGGCGGGGGAAGAGCCGAAGGCGGAACTTGCGGTGCTCTGTTTGCAGCTCTAAAGCTGATTGAAAACAAACCCGAACAGGCTGAAAAGCTCTGCAAAAGATTTGAGCAAAAAGCAGGGCATACAAAATGCAGAGAGCTCAAAAAGCTCGGTTTCCCGTGCAGGGAATGTGTGGGGCTGGCGGCAGAGCTGCTCGCAGAACTTGAGCAAAAGTGTGCTTAG
- a CDS encoding glycoside hydrolase family 43 protein produces MKLKQYASKTSAADCQGGGVESKGYGDKKISGNPIFEGWYADPEVIIYDDKYWIYPTYSAPYEKQTFFDCFSSPDLVNWTKHERIIDSEEVSWANRAMWAPGVIEKDGKYYFFFAANDVHEGEVGGIGVGVADSPEGPYKDLIGKPLINEIVNGAQPIDQYVFEQDGSYYMYYGGWGHCNIVKLHESFTRLVPFEDGDMYKEVTPEGYVEGPCMFKKNGKYYFMWSEGGWGGPDYSVAYAISDSIFGPFERLDKILEQDASVASGAGHHSVANVPGSEQWYIVYHRRPLGETDANHRVTCIDRMEFDENGRIKPVEITFEGVEPNPID; encoded by the coding sequence ATAAAGCTTAAGCAGTACGCTTCTAAGACTTCTGCTGCCGACTGTCAGGGCGGCGGCGTAGAAAGCAAAGGTTATGGAGATAAAAAAATATCCGGCAATCCGATTTTTGAAGGCTGGTATGCAGACCCGGAGGTTATCATATACGATGATAAATACTGGATTTACCCTACATACTCCGCTCCGTACGAAAAGCAAACCTTTTTCGACTGCTTCTCTTCGCCGGATCTTGTGAACTGGACAAAGCACGAGCGTATCATTGATTCTGAAGAGGTGAGCTGGGCGAATCGTGCGATGTGGGCTCCCGGAGTTATTGAGAAAGACGGGAAGTATTATTTCTTCTTCGCGGCTAATGATGTTCACGAAGGTGAAGTGGGCGGTATTGGAGTGGGCGTAGCAGACAGCCCTGAAGGCCCATACAAAGATTTAATAGGCAAACCGCTGATTAACGAAATCGTAAACGGGGCTCAGCCCATAGACCAGTACGTTTTTGAGCAAGACGGTTCTTACTATATGTACTACGGAGGCTGGGGACACTGCAATATTGTTAAACTTCACGAAAGCTTTACAAGGCTTGTTCCCTTTGAAGACGGCGATATGTATAAGGAGGTTACGCCGGAGGGATATGTCGAAGGGCCTTGTATGTTCAAAAAGAACGGCAAGTACTACTTTATGTGGTCTGAAGGCGGCTGGGGAGGACCTGATTATTCTGTGGCCTATGCAATTTCAGACAGCATCTTCGGCCCTTTCGAAAGGCTTGATAAAATCCTTGAACAGGATGCCTCAGTAGCTTCTGGTGCAGGCCATCATTCCGTTGCCAACGTCCCGGGCAGTGAGCAGTGGTATATCGTCTATCACAGACGCCCCCTTGGCGAAACCGACGCTAATCACAGAGTAACCTGTATTGACAGGATGGAATTTGACGAAAACGGACGCATCAAGCCTGTAGAAATAACGTTTGAAGGAGTTGAGCCAAATCCAATAGATTGA
- the ppdK gene encoding pyruvate, phosphate dikinase → MAEKRVYFFGKGKAEGKAEMKHLLGGKGANLAEMTNLGVPVPPGFTIATSVCQEYESNKGKWPAGLNKEVDENIAKLEKAMGQKFGDNKNPLLVSVRSGAAVSMPGMMDTVLNLGLNDKAVEGLIEKTGNPKFVYDIYRRFIDMFADVVMGCSHSNFEKAIHAAKEKAGVENDNQLSAEQLQDVVEKYKAIYKKHVGSAFPQDPKKQLVNAVNAVFGSWESERAIKYRKLNKIESLLGTAVNVQAMAFGNMGEGSGTGVCFTRNPSTGKKEFYGEYLINAQGEDVVAGIRTPQPLKSLSKAMPNLYKELTTLMTKLEKHYKDMQDIEFTIQEGELFVLQTRNGKRTAAAAIKIAVDMLKERLINNREAVHRVTANQLDTLLHPSFDSNAKRDVVAKGLPASPGAAVGQVVFDAEAAEKWEAQGKKTVLVRTETSPEDIGGMAAAEGILTVRGGMTSHAAVVARGMGKCCVAGCSDISINEKSKKFSVAGKTFKEGDWVSLDGSSGQLMAGAVPTVEPKMSGDFKKFMSICDKVRKIKVRTNADTPEDAEKAIGFGAEGIGLCRTEHMFFEGKRVWYVRQAILEADNYAEMKKELAEADTKTDQQKIKSKYSETKKNFESALRRLASYQKKDFEGIFKAMAGKPVTVRLLDPPLHEFLPHDKATQSEMAKRLGVSLKKVKEQVEKLNEFNPMLGHRGCRLAVTYPEFYRMQAKAIIEAAIAASTPKKKVVPEIMIPLVGHVEELKIVKEEIVDEIKQVLKSNNTRLTYKIGTMIEVPRAALTADEIAAEADFFSFGTNDLTQMALGFSRDDVAKFTAKYIEYGIYKDDPFQVLDQTGVGKLIETGVKLGREQKKTLKVGICGEHGGEPNTIDFCADQGMNYVSCSPYRVPIARLSAAQAASK, encoded by the coding sequence ATGGCTGAGAAAAGGGTTTATTTCTTTGGCAAAGGCAAAGCCGAAGGAAAGGCTGAAATGAAACATCTGCTTGGCGGCAAAGGTGCCAACCTTGCAGAAATGACAAATCTTGGAGTGCCGGTCCCCCCGGGCTTCACAATAGCCACTTCGGTTTGTCAAGAGTATGAAAGCAACAAAGGCAAATGGCCTGCCGGCTTGAACAAGGAAGTCGATGAGAACATCGCCAAGCTTGAGAAGGCGATGGGGCAGAAATTTGGCGACAACAAGAACCCCCTGCTTGTAAGTGTTAGAAGCGGGGCAGCTGTTTCCATGCCCGGTATGATGGATACTGTTCTCAACCTCGGCTTGAACGACAAAGCCGTTGAAGGACTTATCGAGAAAACCGGCAACCCCAAATTCGTTTACGACATCTATCGCAGATTCATCGATATGTTTGCTGATGTTGTAATGGGCTGCTCTCACAGCAATTTCGAAAAAGCAATCCATGCCGCTAAAGAAAAGGCCGGAGTTGAAAACGATAATCAGCTCTCTGCCGAGCAGCTTCAGGATGTAGTAGAGAAATACAAAGCTATTTATAAAAAGCACGTTGGCTCGGCCTTCCCGCAGGACCCGAAGAAGCAGCTGGTAAATGCAGTGAATGCTGTATTCGGTTCTTGGGAGAGTGAAAGAGCAATCAAGTACCGCAAGCTCAACAAGATTGAATCCCTCCTCGGAACTGCGGTAAACGTTCAGGCTATGGCCTTCGGCAATATGGGCGAGGGTTCAGGTACGGGCGTTTGCTTTACCAGAAACCCCAGCACCGGAAAGAAAGAGTTTTACGGCGAGTATCTCATTAATGCTCAGGGCGAAGATGTTGTGGCGGGTATCAGAACTCCCCAGCCGCTTAAGAGCCTCAGTAAAGCAATGCCGAACCTCTATAAAGAGCTTACAACCTTAATGACCAAGCTCGAGAAACACTACAAGGATATGCAGGATATTGAGTTTACCATTCAGGAAGGTGAGCTTTTTGTTCTTCAAACCAGAAACGGCAAGAGAACAGCTGCAGCTGCTATCAAAATTGCAGTTGATATGCTCAAAGAACGCTTGATAAACAACCGCGAAGCGGTTCACAGAGTAACAGCGAATCAGCTCGATACGCTTCTTCACCCCAGCTTCGACTCAAACGCCAAGAGGGATGTTGTGGCAAAAGGTCTGCCGGCATCTCCGGGCGCGGCTGTTGGGCAGGTTGTCTTCGATGCTGAAGCAGCTGAGAAATGGGAAGCACAGGGCAAAAAGACAGTGCTTGTGCGTACGGAAACAAGCCCTGAAGATATCGGCGGAATGGCAGCCGCAGAGGGCATCCTCACCGTCCGCGGCGGTATGACATCACACGCTGCTGTTGTGGCAAGAGGTATGGGCAAGTGCTGCGTTGCAGGCTGCAGTGATATCTCAATAAACGAAAAGAGCAAGAAGTTCAGCGTTGCCGGCAAAACATTCAAAGAAGGCGATTGGGTCAGTCTTGACGGGTCTAGCGGTCAGCTTATGGCTGGTGCCGTGCCAACTGTAGAGCCGAAGATGAGCGGCGATTTCAAGAAGTTTATGTCTATCTGCGATAAGGTTCGCAAGATTAAAGTTCGCACAAACGCAGATACCCCGGAAGATGCTGAAAAGGCAATAGGATTCGGTGCTGAAGGTATAGGTCTCTGCCGTACTGAGCATATGTTCTTCGAAGGCAAAAGAGTTTGGTATGTTCGTCAGGCTATTCTCGAGGCAGACAACTATGCCGAGATGAAAAAAGAGCTGGCAGAAGCCGACACAAAAACCGACCAGCAGAAGATTAAGTCTAAGTATTCTGAGACCAAGAAGAATTTCGAAAGCGCTCTCAGAAGGCTTGCTTCATATCAGAAGAAGGATTTCGAAGGTATATTCAAGGCGATGGCAGGAAAACCGGTTACGGTTAGACTGCTCGACCCGCCTCTGCACGAATTCCTGCCTCACGATAAGGCAACTCAGTCTGAGATGGCCAAACGCTTGGGCGTTTCGCTGAAGAAGGTAAAAGAGCAGGTTGAAAAGCTCAACGAATTCAATCCGATGCTCGGACACCGCGGCTGCAGGCTCGCTGTTACATACCCTGAATTCTACAGGATGCAGGCTAAGGCTATCATCGAGGCCGCTATTGCAGCAAGCACGCCTAAGAAGAAGGTTGTTCCGGAGATTATGATTCCGCTTGTAGGCCATGTGGAAGAGCTCAAGATCGTCAAGGAAGAGATCGTTGACGAGATCAAGCAGGTTCTCAAAAGCAATAACACAAGGCTTACCTACAAGATTGGAACTATGATCGAAGTTCCAAGAGCTGCTCTCACTGCTGATGAGATTGCAGCCGAGGCAGACTTCTTCAGCTTCGGTACAAACGACCTCACCCAGATGGCTCTGGGCTTCAGCCGTGATGATGTTGCCAAGTTTACTGCCAAGTATATTGAATACGGCATATACAAGGACGACCCGTTCCAGGTGCTCGACCAGACCGGTGTGGGCAAATTGATTGAAACTGGCGTCAAACTTGGACGTGAGCAGAAGAAAACCCTCAAGGTTGGTATCTGCGGCGAACACGGCGGCGAACCCAACACTATCGATTTCTGCGCTGATCAGGGAATGAACTACGTTTCATGCTCTCCATACCGTGTGCCTATTGCAAGGCTCTCGGCCGCTCAGGCAGCGTCTAAGTAG
- the tmk gene encoding dTMP kinase: MISPETYKGKFIVLDGPDGSGKSTQAQMLREALSSAGIQTAAFRDPGDTVIAEKIRDILLSPEHSAMSDNTEVLLYMAARAQLWKEKIYPAIDAGKCVVMDRWLSSTCAYQGKAGGFGIENVIKIAQLSLPRVWPDKTFIIEVDPQEGLNRITRSFDRMEQKGIGYHRLVYEGFLELAAFSKHLEDFDVSVVSGYGTIEQVHRNVLEELGLTDGRNS; this comes from the coding sequence ATGATTTCGCCCGAGACATACAAAGGAAAGTTTATAGTGCTCGACGGCCCGGACGGCAGCGGAAAAAGCACTCAGGCGCAAATGCTCAGAGAGGCCCTAAGCAGTGCAGGCATTCAAACGGCTGCTTTCAGAGACCCGGGCGATACTGTAATTGCTGAGAAGATTCGGGATATTCTTCTCAGCCCTGAGCATTCGGCGATGTCTGATAATACCGAAGTTCTTCTGTATATGGCTGCAAGAGCCCAGCTCTGGAAAGAGAAAATTTACCCTGCCATTGATGCGGGAAAATGCGTTGTGATGGACCGCTGGCTCTCGAGCACCTGTGCATATCAGGGCAAGGCGGGAGGTTTTGGAATTGAGAACGTTATAAAAATCGCCCAGCTCAGCCTGCCGAGGGTATGGCCGGATAAAACTTTCATAATTGAGGTTGACCCGCAGGAAGGGCTCAATAGAATTACCCGCAGCTTCGACAGAATGGAGCAGAAAGGTATTGGTTATCATCGGCTGGTTTATGAAGGATTCTTGGAGCTGGCCGCTTTTTCCAAACACCTCGAGGACTTTGACGTATCGGTTGTTTCAGGATATGGGACTATTGAACAAGTACACAGAAATGTTTTGGAAGAACTGGGATTAACAGATGGTAGAAACAGCTAA
- a CDS encoding AGE family epimerase/isomerase: MKKFEDYQKIYSKDLCERVVPFWLKHSPDWADGGTFSCLDKDGAVYDGKKYMWLVGRSVWMFCRLYNSLDKNPEYLKAAELGLRFIEKNAVDPQGRYYFSLTKEGKPWFYQRKVYSAVFIMLAYLEYYNLKGDSRYYEKAVELFEKIKLWVADPSLLGRPNMPGRPPTSSLADVMVLASMAIELAYIEPKQEYIDVMKKSLCDIKAHFVSDKNILIETAALGGEDISEHPEGRLFNPGHSIEAAWFLLHLLKFIPDEAMEKMAYDVIKGSLDYGWDKKYGGIYYFMDLQNKPTLQLESSMKLWWPHTEAIYALGLAYRNTGEQIWLDWLSKVHEYAYSHFIDYDYGGWFGYCDRRGSLTHTCKGGNYKGFFHVPRALLFTSQL, from the coding sequence ATGAAGAAATTTGAAGATTACCAAAAGATATACAGCAAAGATCTCTGCGAAAGGGTTGTCCCGTTCTGGTTGAAGCATTCACCTGACTGGGCTGATGGCGGAACATTTTCATGTCTGGATAAAGACGGCGCTGTTTACGATGGAAAAAAGTATATGTGGCTTGTTGGACGCTCTGTATGGATGTTTTGCAGGCTGTACAACAGCCTTGATAAAAATCCGGAATATCTCAAAGCAGCAGAGCTTGGTTTAAGATTTATTGAAAAGAATGCTGTTGACCCGCAAGGCAGATACTACTTTTCACTTACCAAAGAAGGTAAGCCATGGTTTTACCAGAGAAAGGTGTACAGCGCAGTATTCATTATGCTGGCTTACCTTGAGTATTATAATCTTAAAGGCGATTCTCGGTATTATGAAAAAGCTGTGGAGCTGTTTGAGAAGATAAAACTATGGGTTGCCGATCCATCGCTTCTTGGCAGACCAAATATGCCAGGGCGGCCTCCGACAAGCAGCTTAGCTGATGTTATGGTTCTTGCAAGTATGGCAATAGAGCTTGCGTATATTGAACCGAAACAGGAATACATTGACGTAATGAAGAAGTCTTTATGTGATATCAAGGCTCATTTCGTTTCTGATAAAAATATACTCATTGAAACAGCTGCTCTGGGCGGTGAAGATATTTCAGAACACCCTGAAGGCAGACTATTTAATCCCGGCCATTCTATTGAGGCTGCATGGTTTTTGCTTCATCTGCTGAAATTTATCCCTGATGAGGCTATGGAAAAGATGGCTTATGATGTTATTAAAGGTTCGCTGGATTATGGCTGGGACAAGAAGTATGGCGGGATATACTATTTTATGGATTTGCAAAACAAACCAACACTTCAGCTTGAATCAAGTATGAAGTTGTGGTGGCCGCATACTGAAGCGATATACGCTCTTGGCCTTGCATACAGAAACACAGGTGAGCAAATATGGCTTGACTGGTTAAGTAAAGTGCATGAATATGCATACAGCCACTTTATAGACTATGATTATGGCGGCTGGTTCGGCTACTGTGATAGGCGAGGAAGCTTAACCCACACCTGCAAAGGCGGAAATTACAAAGGCTTTTTCCATGTCCCGCGTGCATTGCTTTTTACCTCTCAGTTATAA
- a CDS encoding SGNH/GDSL hydrolase family protein, which translates to MFRCFSILIFCAVLSAAEDVKWIDVSNDTAVSVDGLGWFEENDGEFIRLPIARKDDITKLAWRMSLCPAAARVRFKTDSPTLSVCIDHGMTEEGRLEMWHMSSVAVSGIDLYVGEPDNMSFLFTSNPKQAKGDYVHKYFSGMEKKLREFTLYLPSYAELKSLKIGISNDAALLAPIPYKRKAPVVIYGTSITQGACASRGSNGYAAQLQRRLNTDVINLGFSGSGCGEPVMAELMTEIDASLYIVDSVANMEAQVMQERYENFVRILRKNKPDTPVILMTKIHFAYEALPANIYESRSYYDKQHKALFRTYDKLKQEGDDNIYLFDSGALIQAGGDHPTADGIHLTDVGFEIIADALVPFAEEILE; encoded by the coding sequence ATGTTTCGATGTTTTTCAATACTGATTTTTTGTGCGGTGCTTTCGGCTGCTGAAGATGTTAAATGGATTGATGTTTCTAATGATACCGCAGTTTCTGTTGATGGGCTGGGCTGGTTTGAGGAAAATGACGGTGAGTTTATCAGGCTTCCGATTGCACGAAAAGACGATATAACCAAGCTTGCCTGGAGAATGAGTCTTTGCCCAGCTGCAGCTCGGGTACGTTTCAAAACAGATTCGCCGACGCTTTCAGTTTGTATTGATCACGGAATGACAGAAGAAGGCAGGCTTGAGATGTGGCATATGAGCTCTGTTGCGGTTAGTGGTATTGATTTGTATGTTGGAGAGCCCGATAATATGTCCTTCTTGTTTACATCGAACCCTAAGCAGGCAAAAGGTGATTATGTACATAAATATTTCAGCGGTATGGAGAAGAAACTCAGAGAATTTACTCTCTATTTACCTTCTTACGCAGAGCTTAAAAGTTTAAAGATTGGTATATCGAATGATGCAGCCCTGCTTGCCCCAATTCCATATAAAAGAAAGGCACCTGTTGTGATCTACGGCACATCAATTACTCAGGGAGCTTGTGCAAGCCGAGGATCCAATGGTTACGCCGCTCAACTGCAGAGAAGGCTCAACACTGATGTGATTAATCTTGGTTTCTCCGGCAGCGGGTGCGGCGAACCCGTAATGGCTGAGCTTATGACAGAGATTGATGCATCTTTGTATATTGTAGATTCTGTTGCGAATATGGAAGCACAAGTGATGCAAGAGAGATATGAGAATTTTGTAAGAATACTTCGTAAAAATAAGCCTGATACCCCTGTGATTCTTATGACTAAAATACATTTCGCTTATGAGGCGCTTCCAGCGAATATATATGAGAGCAGGTCGTATTATGATAAACAGCACAAAGCCCTATTCAGAACCTATGACAAGTTAAAGCAGGAGGGTGATGATAATATTTATCTCTTTGATTCAGGAGCCTTGATACAGGCAGGCGGCGATCATCCAACTGCTGATGGTATCCATCTTACAGATGTTGGATTTGAAATTATTGCAGACGCCTTGGTTCCGTTTGCTGAAGAAATATTGGAGTAA
- a CDS encoding phosphomannomutase/phosphoglucomutase, producing MIDEKIFKAYDIRGIYKEQFDEEAAWKIGYASAQFLRSHLRGYDRGQENAQAVCVGRDMRKHSPSLSKALIEGMRCAGTNVIDIGVIDTPQMYFAINHFGTCGGVQVTASHNPAAYNGFKISGLEAKPVGQATGLADIKHIATSLLHTKGNPTGTVTEVDLTEEYKKHILKFLDSKIKPLKVAVDASNGMAGKMVPLIFGDLPIELKILNETTDGTFKHEPNPLVEENLAELKELIKAEKADVGVCFDGDADRLLMIDETGRSIGCDILTALMVPYFLEQENGSRTVVYDLRSSWVVQEEIIKSGGTPRRERVGHSFMKKTLRDSHAVFGGELSGHFYYRDSFNTDSGMITFVHMLNILSRTEKTVSELIAPLRRYYASGELNFEVEDKEAMIKELKHKFADGKIDDLDGITIQFKGWWVNVRPSNTEPFLRLNMEAKSEDVLNEKLSVLKAILGEPSGH from the coding sequence ATGATAGACGAAAAGATATTCAAGGCATACGATATTCGCGGAATTTACAAAGAGCAGTTCGATGAAGAAGCGGCTTGGAAAATAGGCTATGCTTCTGCTCAGTTCCTCCGTTCGCACCTTCGCGGCTACGACCGCGGGCAGGAAAACGCTCAGGCGGTTTGTGTGGGCAGGGATATGCGCAAGCACAGCCCCTCGCTCTCGAAAGCCCTGATAGAAGGAATGAGATGCGCAGGCACTAACGTTATTGATATCGGCGTTATCGACACGCCGCAGATGTACTTCGCTATCAACCACTTCGGGACTTGCGGAGGTGTTCAGGTAACAGCGAGCCACAACCCCGCTGCCTACAACGGATTCAAAATCAGCGGGCTTGAGGCAAAACCAGTAGGACAGGCTACCGGCCTTGCAGACATCAAACACATAGCCACTTCGCTTCTGCATACAAAAGGCAATCCTACGGGAACAGTTACCGAGGTTGACCTTACAGAAGAATACAAAAAACACATACTCAAATTCCTCGACAGCAAGATCAAGCCGCTGAAGGTGGCAGTGGATGCCTCCAACGGTATGGCAGGGAAGATGGTGCCGCTGATCTTCGGGGATTTGCCGATAGAGCTTAAAATCCTGAACGAAACCACGGACGGCACATTCAAACACGAACCAAATCCGCTTGTAGAAGAGAATCTCGCAGAGCTCAAGGAGCTTATCAAAGCTGAAAAAGCGGATGTGGGCGTATGTTTCGACGGCGACGCAGACCGTCTGCTGATGATAGACGAGACCGGCAGAAGCATAGGCTGCGATATACTCACCGCACTAATGGTCCCCTATTTCCTCGAACAGGAAAACGGCAGCAGGACAGTAGTTTACGACCTCCGCAGCAGCTGGGTAGTACAGGAAGAAATTATCAAGTCCGGCGGAACGCCCAGACGCGAGCGTGTTGGCCATTCATTTATGAAAAAGACGCTCAGAGACAGCCATGCGGTATTCGGCGGTGAGCTCTCGGGACACTTCTACTACCGCGACAGCTTCAACACCGATTCGGGTATGATTACATTCGTTCATATGCTCAATATCCTCAGCAGAACTGAGAAAACGGTATCAGAATTGATCGCCCCTCTGAGAAGATACTACGCCTCCGGCGAGCTGAATTTCGAAGTGGAAGACAAAGAGGCGATGATTAAAGAGCTCAAGCATAAATTCGCTGACGGGAAGATAGACGATCTGGACGGCATAACAATTCAGTTCAAAGGCTGGTGGGTGAACGTTAGGCCGAGTAATACAGAGCCATTCCTCAGGCTCAATATGGAAGCAAAAAGCGAAGATGTTCTAAATGAAAAGCTCTCCGTTCTGAAAGCCATTCTGGGTGAACCATCCGGCCATTAA